The following coding sequences are from one Panicum hallii strain FIL2 chromosome 5, PHallii_v3.1, whole genome shotgun sequence window:
- the LOC112893358 gene encoding auxilin-related protein 1-like isoform X1 translates to MDDAVLFDDLGPSKAPPASVYDDMFDSYFNRTAEAPEPSPKASSSPSTPPLVFDKPVFDEDPDTADPFDAIPLFGGGGGRGGEDFLGSVGMTAKPERRDPDAVGLDEDFIPGLGGSTRSTEPVREVDQDHYGAVFGDVLVPGLGGSMKTAPQMETETMGFDDGVIPGFGGGMNHHDLAREEPIMRQESEPISSSKMSVSMPEDPFIILGGMHKSGYSSFGLFSDHLDNISMPAKSGNTKVDTPGNTSGMFQTSDIFAEFPKAMPSFSSISENKSDTTERGSVDNINSMSHSNQMPQEKPVQLASTEAPDNILPEMNIPEASFIHEVPSTTGFETLNPFAGEDELLEENQSSKMPHDVWLTVSDIALVTQPTSAPPPSHPPPPLATRKSPTESVTSETYVHHRNQGYHHSVGSAKVSKTSQIDELEDFFMAKPFKFANDRPQVLKHEEKEQYSSAATASFMDWSEMEHSTGVNQGAFDSMFTSSQYQQPGLDKKAEFCAHEKETTDEERLDNEQVQREREKEQRRAEREREEELEREREKVRRREQEERKRREQEREARQAVEKAVQEVRERAAAEARMQAEKEARQRAERAAVQKAAAEARERAAVQARERVAKAAAEAKEREAAETRERAAKAAAEARERAAAEAREKAAAESQEKAAAEARAKAERAAVEKAAVEAQRRAERAAFEKVAAEARQRAANEAREKAAAEARARENQQRRATAEPDLESFFGMPSRSSSVPRSQTATMNPFDIQPHGTAGSGDVRRTSSSSSSPFTQPSPSNLMDDLSSIFGAPSSSAVFQEMDGESEERRKGRLDRHQRIMERAAKALAEKNERDLQAQREQEERHRIGESLDFEVKRWAAGKEGNLRALLSTLQYVLWPECGWRPVSLTDLITAAAVKKEYRKATLCIHPDKVQQKGANLQQKYIAEKVFDLLKEAWNKFNSEELF, encoded by the exons ATGGACGACGCCGTCCTCTTCGACGACCTCGGTCCCTCCAAGgccccgccggcctccgtctaCGACGACATGTTCGACTCCTACTTCAATCGCACGGCTGAGGCCCCCGAGCCCTCACCCAAGGCttcctcctcgccgtcgacgcCGCCGCTCGTGTTCGACAAGCCCGTCTTCGACGAAGACCCGGACACGGCCGATCCCTTCGACGCGATCCCCTTGTttggaggcggcggtggcaggggaGGGGAGGACTTCCTGGGTAGCGTCGGGATGACGGCGAAGCCGGAGAGGAGGGATCCGGATGCGGTGGGGCTTGATGAAGACTTCATCCCTGGGCTGGGTGGGAGCACCAGGTCGACGGAGCCGGTCAGGGAGGTGGACCAGGACCATTACGGGGCAGTGTTTGGCGACGTTTTGGTCCCTGGACTTGGTGGGAGCATGAAGACGGCGCCGCAAATGGAGACTGAGACCATGGGGTTTGATGATGGTGTGATCCCTGGCTTTGGTGGAGGCATGAACCATCACGATTTGGCAAG GGAGGAGCCTATAATGAGACAAGAAAGTGAACCAATTTCATCCAGCAAAATGAGTGTGAGCATGCCAGAAGATCCTTTCATCATTTTAGGTGGTATGCACAAATCAGGATATTCATCTTTTGGATTGTTTTCAGATCATTTGGATAACATCAGCATGCCTGCGAAGTCAGGGAACACAAAGGTTGACACGCCTGGTAATACTAGTGGGATGTTTCAGACTTCTGATATTTTTGCTGAGTTTCCAAAAGCTATGCCATCCTTTTCATCTATATCTGAAAACAAGAGTGATACAACTGAAAGGGGATCTGTTGATAACATAAATAGCATGAGTCATTCCAATCAGATGCCTCAGGAAAAGCCAGTCCAACTAGCTTCAACAGAAGCACCTGACAATATATTGCCTGAGATGAACATCCCTGAGGCATCTTTTATCCATGAAGTACCTAGCACCACTGGGTTTGAGACTTTAAACCCATTTGCTGGTGAAGATGAATTGTTAGAGGAGAATCAATCTTCTAAAATGCCTCATGATGTGTGGTTAACTGTTTCAGATATTGCTCTAGTGACACAGCCTACAAGTGCGCCGCCTCCTTCACACCCTCCACCTCCACTTGCCACCAGGAAATCACCAACTGAATCTGTAACTAGTGAAACATATGTTCATCATCGTAATCAAGGCTACCATCATTCCGTAGGTTCTGCAAAGGTTTCTAAAACATCCCAAATTGATGAACTGGAAGATTTTTTCATGGCGAAGCCTTTTAAGTTTGCCAATGACCGTCCACAAGTTCTAAAGCATGAAGAAAAGGAACAGTATTCATCTGCTGCTACTGCAAGTTTCATGGATTGGAGTGAGATGGAACATTCTACAGGGGTGAACCAAGGGGCTTTTGATTCTATGTTCACTAGCAGTCAATATCAACAGCCAGGACTAGATAAGAAAGCAGAATTCTGTGCTCATGAAAAAGAAACTACAGACGAAGAGAGATTGGATAATGAACAAGTACAAAGAGAACGTGAAAAGGAGCAAAGAAGAGcagaaagggagagggaagaAGAACTTGAGAGGGAAAGGGAAAAGGTGAGACGAAGGGAACAAGAGGAGCGGAAGAGGCGTGAACAAGAGAGAGAGGCCAGGCAGGCTGTAGAGAAGGCAGTACAGGAGGTACGTGAAAGAGCAGCTGCTGAAGCACGCATGCAAGCTGAGAAGGAGGCTCGTCAAAGAGCAGAGCGAGCTGCAGTACAGAAAGCAGCAGCAGAAGCTCGTGAGAGAGCTGCGGTGCAGGCAAGGGAAAGAGTTGCAAAGGCTGCTGCAGAAGCTAAGGAAAGAGAAGCAGCAGAGACTAGGGAAAGAGCTGCCAAAGCTGCTGCAGAAGCAAGGGAAAGAGCTGCTGCTGAAGCTAGGGAAAAGGCAGCAGCAGAATCACAGGAGAAAGCGGCTGCAGAAGCTCGGGCAAAAGCTGAGCGAGCTGCTGTAGAGAAAGCGGCTGTAGAAGCACAAAGAAGGGCTGAAAGAGCAGCTTTTGAGAAGGTTGCTGCTGAAGCTCGGCAAAGGGCTGCTAATGAAGCTAGAGAAAAGGCTGCAGCTGAAGCACGGGCAAGAGAAAATCAGCAAAGAAGAGCAACAGCAGAACCTGATCTCGAGTCATTCTTTGGTATGCCTTCTAGATCAAGCAGTGTACCGAGATCACAGACCGCAACAATG AATCCTTTTGATATTCAACCTCATGGTACTGCTGGTTCTGGCGATGTAAGGAGGACATCTTCCAGTTCATCTTCTCCATTCACTCAGCCATCGCCAAGCAATCTTATGGATGACCTATCTTCTATATTTGGAG CACCTTCATCATCTGCTGTATTTCAAGAAATGGATGGAGAGAgtgaagaaagaaggaagggaaGATTGGATCGTCACCAAAGGATAATGGAGCGTGCG GCAAAAGCTCTTGCTGAGAAAAATGAGCGCGACTTGCAAGCTCAGCGGGAGCAGGAAGAGCGACAT AGAATTGGTGAATCACTTGATTTCGAGGTAAAGAGGTGGGCTGCTGGAAAAGAAGGCAACCTACGGGCCTTGTTATCAACATTGCAATAT GTTCTTTGGCCTGAATGTGGTTGGCGGCCTGTATCACTGACCGATCTGATTACAGCTGCTGCTGTCAAGAAAGAATACAGGAAAGCGACATTGTGCATCCATCCTGATAAGGTGCAGCAAAAGGGTGCAAATCTTCAGCAAAAGTACATTGCAGAAAAGGTGTTCGACCTTCTGAAG gaagcatggaacaaattcaacTCAGAAGAACTCTTCTAA
- the LOC112893358 gene encoding auxilin-related protein 1-like isoform X2, with protein MRQESEPISSSKMSVSMPEDPFIILGGMHKSGYSSFGLFSDHLDNISMPAKSGNTKVDTPGNTSGMFQTSDIFAEFPKAMPSFSSISENKSDTTERGSVDNINSMSHSNQMPQEKPVQLASTEAPDNILPEMNIPEASFIHEVPSTTGFETLNPFAGEDELLEENQSSKMPHDVWLTVSDIALVTQPTSAPPPSHPPPPLATRKSPTESVTSETYVHHRNQGYHHSVGSAKVSKTSQIDELEDFFMAKPFKFANDRPQVLKHEEKEQYSSAATASFMDWSEMEHSTGVNQGAFDSMFTSSQYQQPGLDKKAEFCAHEKETTDEERLDNEQVQREREKEQRRAEREREEELEREREKVRRREQEERKRREQEREARQAVEKAVQEVRERAAAEARMQAEKEARQRAERAAVQKAAAEARERAAVQARERVAKAAAEAKEREAAETRERAAKAAAEARERAAAEAREKAAAESQEKAAAEARAKAERAAVEKAAVEAQRRAERAAFEKVAAEARQRAANEAREKAAAEARARENQQRRATAEPDLESFFGMPSRSSSVPRSQTATMNPFDIQPHGTAGSGDVRRTSSSSSSPFTQPSPSNLMDDLSSIFGAPSSSAVFQEMDGESEERRKGRLDRHQRIMERAAKALAEKNERDLQAQREQEERHRIGESLDFEVKRWAAGKEGNLRALLSTLQYVLWPECGWRPVSLTDLITAAAVKKEYRKATLCIHPDKVQQKGANLQQKYIAEKVFDLLKEAWNKFNSEELF; from the exons ATGAGACAAGAAAGTGAACCAATTTCATCCAGCAAAATGAGTGTGAGCATGCCAGAAGATCCTTTCATCATTTTAGGTGGTATGCACAAATCAGGATATTCATCTTTTGGATTGTTTTCAGATCATTTGGATAACATCAGCATGCCTGCGAAGTCAGGGAACACAAAGGTTGACACGCCTGGTAATACTAGTGGGATGTTTCAGACTTCTGATATTTTTGCTGAGTTTCCAAAAGCTATGCCATCCTTTTCATCTATATCTGAAAACAAGAGTGATACAACTGAAAGGGGATCTGTTGATAACATAAATAGCATGAGTCATTCCAATCAGATGCCTCAGGAAAAGCCAGTCCAACTAGCTTCAACAGAAGCACCTGACAATATATTGCCTGAGATGAACATCCCTGAGGCATCTTTTATCCATGAAGTACCTAGCACCACTGGGTTTGAGACTTTAAACCCATTTGCTGGTGAAGATGAATTGTTAGAGGAGAATCAATCTTCTAAAATGCCTCATGATGTGTGGTTAACTGTTTCAGATATTGCTCTAGTGACACAGCCTACAAGTGCGCCGCCTCCTTCACACCCTCCACCTCCACTTGCCACCAGGAAATCACCAACTGAATCTGTAACTAGTGAAACATATGTTCATCATCGTAATCAAGGCTACCATCATTCCGTAGGTTCTGCAAAGGTTTCTAAAACATCCCAAATTGATGAACTGGAAGATTTTTTCATGGCGAAGCCTTTTAAGTTTGCCAATGACCGTCCACAAGTTCTAAAGCATGAAGAAAAGGAACAGTATTCATCTGCTGCTACTGCAAGTTTCATGGATTGGAGTGAGATGGAACATTCTACAGGGGTGAACCAAGGGGCTTTTGATTCTATGTTCACTAGCAGTCAATATCAACAGCCAGGACTAGATAAGAAAGCAGAATTCTGTGCTCATGAAAAAGAAACTACAGACGAAGAGAGATTGGATAATGAACAAGTACAAAGAGAACGTGAAAAGGAGCAAAGAAGAGcagaaagggagagggaagaAGAACTTGAGAGGGAAAGGGAAAAGGTGAGACGAAGGGAACAAGAGGAGCGGAAGAGGCGTGAACAAGAGAGAGAGGCCAGGCAGGCTGTAGAGAAGGCAGTACAGGAGGTACGTGAAAGAGCAGCTGCTGAAGCACGCATGCAAGCTGAGAAGGAGGCTCGTCAAAGAGCAGAGCGAGCTGCAGTACAGAAAGCAGCAGCAGAAGCTCGTGAGAGAGCTGCGGTGCAGGCAAGGGAAAGAGTTGCAAAGGCTGCTGCAGAAGCTAAGGAAAGAGAAGCAGCAGAGACTAGGGAAAGAGCTGCCAAAGCTGCTGCAGAAGCAAGGGAAAGAGCTGCTGCTGAAGCTAGGGAAAAGGCAGCAGCAGAATCACAGGAGAAAGCGGCTGCAGAAGCTCGGGCAAAAGCTGAGCGAGCTGCTGTAGAGAAAGCGGCTGTAGAAGCACAAAGAAGGGCTGAAAGAGCAGCTTTTGAGAAGGTTGCTGCTGAAGCTCGGCAAAGGGCTGCTAATGAAGCTAGAGAAAAGGCTGCAGCTGAAGCACGGGCAAGAGAAAATCAGCAAAGAAGAGCAACAGCAGAACCTGATCTCGAGTCATTCTTTGGTATGCCTTCTAGATCAAGCAGTGTACCGAGATCACAGACCGCAACAATG AATCCTTTTGATATTCAACCTCATGGTACTGCTGGTTCTGGCGATGTAAGGAGGACATCTTCCAGTTCATCTTCTCCATTCACTCAGCCATCGCCAAGCAATCTTATGGATGACCTATCTTCTATATTTGGAG CACCTTCATCATCTGCTGTATTTCAAGAAATGGATGGAGAGAgtgaagaaagaaggaagggaaGATTGGATCGTCACCAAAGGATAATGGAGCGTGCG GCAAAAGCTCTTGCTGAGAAAAATGAGCGCGACTTGCAAGCTCAGCGGGAGCAGGAAGAGCGACAT AGAATTGGTGAATCACTTGATTTCGAGGTAAAGAGGTGGGCTGCTGGAAAAGAAGGCAACCTACGGGCCTTGTTATCAACATTGCAATAT GTTCTTTGGCCTGAATGTGGTTGGCGGCCTGTATCACTGACCGATCTGATTACAGCTGCTGCTGTCAAGAAAGAATACAGGAAAGCGACATTGTGCATCCATCCTGATAAGGTGCAGCAAAAGGGTGCAAATCTTCAGCAAAAGTACATTGCAGAAAAGGTGTTCGACCTTCTGAAG gaagcatggaacaaattcaacTCAGAAGAACTCTTCTAA